In Desulfofundulus kuznetsovii DSM 6115, the following are encoded in one genomic region:
- a CDS encoding acetate--CoA ligase family protein, producing the protein MDIDLEFFFKPRSIAIIGASADFSTISGKPLLYLREHGYQGKIFLVNPKYKEIAGYPCYPSIIEVPEPVDLALIAVNYKRVLSVLEQCAQKGVRFATIFSSGFAEVGEEGRILQQKLADLATRTNLRLCGPNCQGMVNLYDKVAAAFSASLDIKPLMPGPVGFVTQSGALGYSIFNLAQEEGIGFSYVVSTGNEVDLDSLDFISYLLEDKNTRIVFTYMEGIQDGRKFTRIADRALELGKPLAVLKVGRSEVGSKAASSHTAALTGSDQVYSAFFKQKGIIRVADIEEFIDFAKLASSGFKFTRGKKLGIITTSGGAGVLAADVAEESGLQIQQLQESTRRQILTIIPSYGSALNPVDITAQVINEPEAFREVLWTIVNDPGIDALVIVLTMVTGALGIRIAQDVVKIRSLIDKPIAVAWTAGDTLTSDCLKVLKSAGVPYYKSPVRCVRAMAHLLNYSTFRCEWKERINSLPQKVSFVSSVSKEVHELLAGTGKEMTERETKKLLASYGIPVTQEELARNQEEALQIAKNIGYPVALKVDSPDIMHKTEAKAIRLGIANEIELVEAFQDVLDNARNYAPDARLNGVLVQEMLSKEGVEVIIGVKNDLHFGPIIMFGLGGIYVEILKDVSLRVAPVSLDEAYSMIKEIRGYSLLAGARGRLPVDCVALADVIVKVSTMAMELKNELAELDINPLIVLPEGQGVKVVDALLIKR; encoded by the coding sequence ATGGATATAGACTTAGAGTTTTTCTTTAAACCAAGGTCTATTGCCATTATTGGAGCTTCAGCAGATTTTAGCACCATCAGTGGTAAACCATTACTTTACCTAAGGGAACATGGATATCAAGGGAAGATTTTTTTGGTCAACCCTAAGTACAAGGAGATTGCTGGTTATCCGTGTTACCCGAGTATTATTGAGGTGCCGGAGCCAGTGGATTTGGCTTTAATTGCCGTGAACTATAAACGAGTACTCTCTGTGCTTGAACAATGTGCACAAAAGGGTGTACGTTTTGCTACCATCTTTAGCTCTGGTTTTGCTGAGGTAGGCGAGGAGGGAAGAATTTTACAGCAAAAACTGGCTGATTTGGCTACTAGAACGAATTTGCGCCTATGTGGGCCTAACTGTCAAGGAATGGTTAATTTATACGATAAGGTCGCTGCTGCATTTTCTGCATCACTGGACATAAAACCTTTGATGCCTGGACCAGTTGGCTTTGTAACTCAGAGTGGTGCATTAGGCTATTCTATTTTCAATCTTGCTCAAGAAGAAGGGATAGGTTTTTCATATGTGGTGAGTACAGGTAATGAGGTGGATCTAGATTCTTTAGATTTCATTAGTTACCTGCTAGAAGATAAAAACACCCGAATTGTTTTTACCTACATGGAAGGCATACAGGATGGTAGAAAATTTACGCGCATTGCCGACCGCGCTTTAGAGTTGGGTAAACCTCTGGCGGTGCTTAAAGTAGGACGTTCAGAGGTCGGAAGCAAAGCCGCGTCTTCCCATACTGCCGCATTGACAGGTTCAGATCAAGTTTATAGTGCCTTTTTTAAACAAAAAGGAATAATCCGCGTGGCAGATATAGAGGAATTTATTGATTTCGCTAAGTTAGCTAGTAGCGGCTTTAAGTTTACCCGTGGCAAAAAGTTAGGAATTATAACGACTTCAGGTGGCGCAGGGGTATTGGCTGCAGATGTTGCAGAAGAGAGCGGTTTGCAGATACAACAATTACAAGAAAGTACTCGACGTCAGATTCTAACTATTATACCAAGTTATGGTTCTGCCTTGAATCCAGTAGACATAACCGCACAAGTTATAAATGAACCTGAAGCATTCAGGGAGGTTTTATGGACTATAGTAAATGACCCGGGCATTGATGCATTAGTGATTGTGTTAACCATGGTTACTGGAGCGTTAGGCATACGGATAGCCCAGGATGTGGTTAAAATACGTAGTCTTATTGATAAACCAATTGCAGTAGCATGGACAGCTGGGGATACGCTAACAAGTGATTGCCTTAAGGTTCTTAAATCGGCGGGAGTGCCCTACTACAAGTCACCAGTACGGTGTGTAAGGGCTATGGCTCATCTATTAAACTATAGTACATTTCGTTGTGAATGGAAAGAAAGGATCAATTCTTTACCCCAAAAGGTTAGTTTTGTAAGTAGTGTATCAAAGGAAGTACATGAATTATTGGCAGGAACAGGTAAAGAAATGACCGAACGTGAAACGAAAAAACTCTTGGCTAGCTATGGTATCCCTGTAACACAAGAGGAATTGGCGCGTAACCAAGAAGAAGCATTGCAAATTGCAAAGAATATTGGTTACCCAGTGGCTTTAAAGGTTGACTCGCCAGATATTATGCATAAAACAGAGGCAAAAGCCATCCGCTTAGGGATTGCCAATGAAATTGAATTAGTCGAAGCATTTCAGGATGTATTGGATAATGCCCGAAACTATGCTCCTGATGCTCGATTAAATGGGGTTTTGGTCCAAGAAATGTTATCGAAAGAAGGTGTTGAGGTAATTATAGGAGTTAAAAATGACCTGCACTTTGGTCCTATCATTATGTTTGGTTTAGGGGGGATTTATGTAGAAATTTTAAAGGATGTTTCGCTTCGTGTTGCACCAGTTTCTTTAGATGAGGCCTATTCGATGATCAAGGAAATACGGGGTTATAGTCTGCTAGCTGGTGCACGTGGTCGCTTGCCAGTTGACTGTGTAGCTTTAGCAGATGTTATTGTTAAAGTTTCAACCATGGCCATGGAATTAAAAAATGAATTGGCTGAGTTGGATATCAACCCACTGATTGTACTACCTGAGGGTCAAGGGGTTAAAGTAGTTGATGCTCTGTTAATCAAAAGGTAA